CCTGCCGCTGGTTGAGAGGGATATGTACTGGAATGAGTCTGAACCTCAGCCTCCCTACACTGCTGCCAGTGCTGAACACCGCAAACCCTCCTTCATGGGCTCAGCCCTGGACATCAGGTTCAGTAATGGTTTTATTTTCTGGCAGTCAATTCTTAAATACTGAAAAATACTCTCCTAACTATCATATAACCACATATTTAATCTAGTGTTCCTAAGGAGGAGATGGAGTTTCAGTCCAATCTGGGGCAAATCAAAGAAAATGAGGAAGCCAACTACTCCACCCCGCTGCTCGGAGGACTGGGTCGTCTCCTCGGTGTCCAGTCCCCCAACTTTCCTCGCGCCTCCCGGGTCTCTCTGCTGCGCCGCCGCCCTGGAGCTCCACTAAGCCGCTTCCCTCTTTACCTGCAACCAGAGGCGCCATCGACTCCGAATCAAGGCCGTCTGCCTTTGAACCACGAGCGAGATCCAGACTATGCCTTCTCCAACATGCCCCTTTATGAGAGACCGGGTTTCTACAGCTGCCCACAAACACCCATCCACTGCGTGCCCCCTGCGGTGCCTCGCCCTCGCCCTGCCCGGCGGACGCAGAACGAGTGGGACCGCAGCTGCAGCTCCCTCGCTCCTCCGATGGTTGGCTCACAGCAGCTGCCTCCCGACACCCCCAACCACGTCCCCCCACCGCCGTCCTCCGCTTTCCCCTGGCTGAGTGAGGACGGCGGGGTGCCGAGCACTCCAACCTTCTCCTTCCCCGACCCTCCACCTGAACTCTGCCCAATATCTAAACTCAGACCTGGACACGGCCTGCTGTCTCGCCGCCCTTTACCTCCCCGCCTCACTCTGGACGCCCTCCCCTCAGCTGACAGCCAGCCCGGAACCCCAAGTGCTCGGGCAGCAGGAAGCGGAGGAGAAAGGGTGTTCTcgttcactcctccctctcGCACAGCGGCAGCAAATCCCATTAATCCAAACAGCAGCTCTAGCAGCATTAATGCAACAAGCACCAACAGCGCTGGCACAACGGGAAGTCTCTGCAACGGTACAAGTCACACTAATTTTAGTAACCATGGGAACTTCGGCACCAACATGAGGGCAAGCAACGGGGGCACCAACGGCGGGCCGAGCAACAACATGAACACAGTTTCCACGTCAGCGTCATCGCAGGAGGAAACCATTCAGCAACACTCACCCAATGATTCAGGGATCTCATTGGCTGAAGGGGACCTGCTGGGCGTTTTGGTGGCCGGTGGCATGAACAAGGCGGCAGGAGGGAGAGAGCAGGACTGTGAAAACAAGGTGTGACGGACTGTTTTAGTATCAGATGTGGCATTCAAAATATTTCACACAAACAGGCACTGATCTACGTTACAGCTGTACTACATAACAGCCATCTGAGCCCGGCATACAACTGAGAAGTATTTGTCACAAACACTGAGTTAATCTCTACTTCCTGTTATGCTCTTATAGAACAATTAACCTACTTGTGACGCAAAAAGCACCTTAAGAGATTAAACCGTCAAcatgtgaagaaaaaaataactctCCAGTTTCTTCTGAAGCTCAACCACAAGAAGCCGAAATGTGTATATTATTAAAGAAACTAGTCTTTTCAGCATTGTTTCAGTGTACTCTTTAATAAATATTCAGTATCATgttgtttcctttgttttttcaATAAAGAAAATTTAACTTGAgtttttttcactatttattttattagccAGGGAAACTGTGTGTACACTTCGACTTAAATTCACAACTACAAATGTGAATAAATCACATTAAATAAAGCAACTGAGAATCAACCTGTCCCcctaaaaattataattttgtaTCCACATCAGTGTGTTCAGATAGCGTTCATTTAAAGCAACTACAGTCAGCTTACGTAGTCGCCGTATGTAGTTAACCCATAAATATGAGGGTTGCATCTCAATGACACGTTTAAAAGGAAACGCTAAGCAAAAATATGAAGGGTTAAGTGTGTTGTTCCAATTTAAACCCAAGTAGTTAATTATCAgtaattgtttttgtcattaaaTTGTGGATTAATCTATTTACTAATGTGTCTACCAATTAATTTGTCCCTTGGTTTGCTCTTTAAAGTTTTATTTCATGTAGAAATTAATTCAAAGATGCTTATTTTTCAAGACATGCAGAACTAGAAGAAGTTCAAcgcagaaaatcttcatcagCGGTCATGTTCAGGTACTAAAATGATGACATGCCTCAATTTCCAGGTTTGAGGACTGTCCCCTTTTAATATCCTCAATAACAGAAGCTTTGCAGGTACAATATAGTGTAAAAGTATATGAGAATATCACAATGAGGTATTATTAAATTTAAAAGCCTGGAAACAAAGATGCAAATGCTAAATCAGGAGACAAATGTGGATCATATGTGAAAGATGTGGAATTCAACATCATAATGCTGTTTTCACATTACGAGCAACACAAcaacaggctacaagtcattttcaatggaagctggtgacatgaagctacaaactgacgccAGCGTGACGcgctacaaataaagttgaatGTCTGAACTTTTCCAGCGTTCCAATGACACAGTGAAGCGTCAACCAGTCATATGTCAACCTGTTCTGTTCCATCTAAAAATATGCCATTagccagttcccagtgctaGTTAACGACATAACTACACCAACAAGCGATTGAGCAACACTTCCAACGGCGACTCAATGTAGCTGGCCACGCTTGGCCATTTTgttgctcgtagtgtgaacatagcttaAGACTCATAGcaaaaggaaaaaatatatagatattataaactgaatttaaataaataaataaataattaaataattaaaatattacaTTGGCACAGTCCAGCCTCCATATACAGTACTTATTGCTCAAAAGATGCATTTCAAAGTTCAACCAAACTTAGTTTCAGTGTTTTTGGTGTT
The nucleotide sequence above comes from Sebastes fasciatus isolate fSebFas1 chromosome 4, fSebFas1.pri, whole genome shotgun sequence. Encoded proteins:
- the best1 gene encoding bestrophin-4; amino-acid sequence: MTVTYSRRVADAGLGTFFHLLLRWKGSIYKLLYRELIIFTLLYYFFSIVYRFVLNDDQRRLFEKLAIYCDRYAELIPLSFVLGFYVTLVVSRWWGQFENVPWPDRLAALVGGHVRGADEASRLTRRTLMRYANLSGVLIYRSVSTAVYKRFPTMAHVVQAGLMTSEELRHLEDLRSPHNKFWVPCMWFVSLALRARTEGRINNDVALTAILAELNSLRAKCMKLYGYDWISLPLVYTQVATVAVYSFFLACLIGRQFLDPAQGYPGHDLDFYLPVFTLLQFFFYVGWLKVAEQLINPFGEDDDDFETNWLVDRNLQVSLLSVDEMYDSLPLVERDMYWNESEPQPPYTAASAEHRKPSFMGSALDISVPKEEMEFQSNLGQIKENEEANYSTPLLGGLGRLLGVQSPNFPRASRVSLLRRRPGAPLSRFPLYLQPEAPSTPNQGRLPLNHERDPDYAFSNMPLYERPGFYSCPQTPIHCVPPAVPRPRPARRTQNEWDRSCSSLAPPMVGSQQLPPDTPNHVPPPPSSAFPWLSEDGGVPSTPTFSFPDPPPELCPISKLRPGHGLLSRRPLPPRLTLDALPSADSQPGTPSARAAGSGGERVFSFTPPSRTAAANPINPNSSSSSINATSTNSAGTTGSLCNGTSHTNFSNHGNFGTNMRASNGGTNGGPSNNMNTVSTSASSQEETIQQHSPNDSGISLAEGDLLGVLVAGGMNKAAGGREQDCENKV